From Anaerolineales bacterium, one genomic window encodes:
- the nuoI gene encoding NADH-quinone oxidoreductase subunit NuoI produces MFAVDLARGMWTTLRSMLERPVTYQYPEVKRPVRERFRGRHALKRYENGLEKCIGCALCAAACPADAIFVEASENNDAARYSPGERYASTYEINMLRCIFCGYCEDACPTEAIVLEHNYELSFTQRRQALYTREMLLDSVAAGGQPTPMAVPPGAFNRAIPEMKNPD; encoded by the coding sequence GTGTTTGCGGTGGATCTGGCGCGCGGCATGTGGACGACGCTGCGATCAATGCTGGAACGGCCGGTGACCTACCAATATCCGGAGGTCAAGCGTCCCGTCCGGGAACGATTCCGGGGCCGGCACGCGTTGAAGCGCTACGAGAACGGCTTGGAGAAGTGCATCGGGTGCGCGCTGTGCGCCGCGGCCTGCCCGGCGGATGCGATTTTCGTCGAGGCCTCGGAGAACAACGATGCTGCCCGCTACTCCCCCGGCGAGCGTTACGCCAGCACCTATGAGATCAACATGCTTCGCTGCATCTTCTGCGGCTACTGCGAGGATGCCTGCCCGACGGAGGCGATCGTGCTCGAGCACAACTACGAGCTGTCGTTCACTCAACGGCGGCAGGCGCTGTACACGCGGGAGATGCTGCTCGATTCCGTGGCGGCCGGCGGCCAGCCGACGCCGATGGCAGTGCCGCCGGGAGCCTTCAACCGGGCGATCCCCGAGATGAAGAACCCGGATTGA
- a CDS encoding NADH-quinone oxidoreductase subunit J, with the protein MASDLVLFFFLAVIAIATAASVILSRNAVYSAVFLVLNLATVAFFYILLYASFIAMIQLAVYAGAIVVLFLFVIMLLGADRGESGGTLPWQRPLAIGLGVLLVGLLFYLFVAAGPFPAPAASDLPPGFGGPEAVGSLLFADYVIPLEVTSVLLLAAMVGAVVLTRAERKEK; encoded by the coding sequence ATGGCGAGTGACCTGGTGCTGTTCTTCTTCCTGGCGGTGATCGCCATCGCCACCGCGGCCAGCGTCATCCTGAGCCGAAACGCGGTGTATTCGGCGGTGTTCCTCGTGCTCAACCTGGCGACGGTGGCCTTCTTCTACATTCTGCTGTACGCCTCCTTTATCGCCATGATCCAGCTCGCCGTGTACGCCGGGGCCATCGTGGTGCTGTTCCTGTTCGTGATCATGCTCCTGGGAGCGGATCGCGGCGAGAGCGGGGGAACCCTCCCCTGGCAGAGGCCTCTGGCCATAGGCCTGGGCGTTCTGCTCGTCGGCCTGCTGTTCTATCTCTTTGTGGCCGCCGGGCCGTTCCCGGCGCCGGCCGCCAGCGACCTGCCGCCCGGCTTCGGCGGACCGGAGGCGGTGGGAAGTCTGCTGTTCGCCGACTACGTGATCCCGCTGGAAGTGACCTCGGTGCTGTTGCTGGCGGCAATGGTCGGGGCGGTCGTACTGACACGTGCCGAGCGTAAGGAGAAGTGA
- the nuoK gene encoding NADH-quinone oxidoreductase subunit NuoK, whose product MNVPVMYVIGLASVVFTIGVVGVLIRRNAIVAFMSVELMLNASNLALIAFARSIPGGDGHVIVFFVIAVAAAEVAVGLALIVDIFKLRHSIDVDEMSSLKG is encoded by the coding sequence ATGAACGTACCGGTGATGTACGTCATCGGATTGGCGTCGGTGGTGTTCACGATTGGCGTCGTTGGAGTGCTGATCCGCCGCAATGCCATCGTGGCGTTCATGTCGGTGGAGCTCATGCTGAACGCCTCCAACCTGGCGCTGATCGCCTTCGCCCGCTCGATCCCTGGCGGTGACGGCCATGTGATCGTGTTCTTTGTGATCGCCGTTGCCGCCGCCGAGGTGGCTGTCGGGTTGGCGCTGATTGTGGATATCTTCAAGCTCCGCCACAGCATCGATGTCGACGAGATGAGCAGCCTGAAGGGCTAG
- a CDS encoding NADH-quinone oxidoreductase subunit L: protein MLLSEAAAGAGLFRLAPLVIFLPLAGMLVNLALGRRQGERFTGVLATSAIGLGFVVALTQLFALQGQPEGAVVPLTRWIQVGGFQVDWSMQVDTLSVTMMLMVTGVSTLIHLYATGYMHEDVRLNEDPGRYTRFFVFFNLFVASMMVLVTADNFLMMFVGWEGVGLCSYLLIGFWYEKGAGGIGNALAGKKAFITNRVGDFGFMIAMFLTFWYFGSLNFQEVFHKAEAMGVAGAGVVTAITLFLLVGATGKSAQIPLYVWLPDAMAGPTPVSALIHAATMVTAGVYMIVRNHVLFDLAPFSSAVVAGIGAATALFAATIAVGQYDIKKVLAYSTISQLGFMVAAAGMGAYVAAMFHLVAHAFFKALLFLAAGSVILGVEHGHHATAGHGHGEHDPANDPGAHALDPQDMRNMGGIWRRMPVTFVVFLIGGLALAGIPPLAGFFSKDEILADAWLENRGVWVVLTASAFLTAFYVGRQLLMVFFGKPRTAAAEHSHENRLVITLPLAALAVLTVLGGLLNLPGLHALTDWLGETLAHVHPTEFNLRVAATATGLGGLGLLLAWIAYGRKALALGRPDPLKRLLGPVFTGMENKWWVDELYQRVLIGPYVALAGWLAETVDGRFWHDWFHDVVLAGSFQKGAGWLAQRFDLDVIDGAANGLGSLTRAAAGRLHRLQTGYVRNYALAILVGLLLMFGVILLIYVS, encoded by the coding sequence ATGCTGCTGAGTGAGGCTGCGGCTGGCGCCGGCCTGTTCCGTTTGGCGCCGCTGGTAATCTTCCTGCCGCTGGCCGGCATGCTGGTCAACCTGGCCCTCGGACGTCGCCAGGGAGAACGCTTCACGGGGGTGCTCGCCACCTCGGCCATCGGCCTGGGGTTTGTGGTGGCACTGACGCAGCTCTTCGCCCTGCAGGGACAGCCGGAAGGGGCGGTGGTCCCTCTGACGCGCTGGATCCAGGTCGGCGGATTCCAGGTCGACTGGTCGATGCAGGTCGACACCCTGTCGGTCACCATGATGTTGATGGTGACCGGGGTCAGCACGCTGATCCATCTGTACGCCACAGGCTACATGCATGAAGATGTCCGTCTGAACGAGGATCCAGGGCGCTACACGCGCTTCTTCGTGTTCTTCAACTTGTTCGTGGCTTCGATGATGGTGCTCGTCACCGCCGACAACTTCCTGATGATGTTCGTTGGATGGGAAGGCGTCGGGCTGTGTTCGTACCTGCTGATCGGTTTCTGGTACGAGAAGGGGGCGGGCGGGATCGGCAACGCCCTGGCGGGCAAGAAGGCCTTCATCACCAACCGGGTTGGGGACTTCGGCTTCATGATCGCCATGTTCCTGACCTTCTGGTACTTTGGATCGCTGAATTTCCAGGAGGTCTTCCACAAGGCCGAAGCGATGGGCGTGGCTGGCGCGGGAGTGGTGACAGCCATCACCCTGTTCCTACTGGTAGGCGCCACGGGCAAGTCGGCTCAGATCCCGCTGTATGTCTGGCTCCCGGACGCAATGGCCGGTCCGACGCCGGTCTCGGCCTTGATCCATGCCGCGACCATGGTCACGGCCGGCGTATACATGATTGTCCGCAATCATGTGCTGTTCGACCTGGCACCTTTCTCGTCGGCCGTCGTGGCCGGCATCGGCGCCGCCACGGCCTTGTTCGCGGCTACGATCGCCGTGGGGCAGTACGACATCAAGAAGGTGCTGGCCTACTCGACCATCAGCCAGCTGGGATTCATGGTGGCCGCCGCCGGAATGGGGGCGTATGTCGCCGCCATGTTCCATCTGGTGGCCCACGCCTTCTTCAAGGCGCTGTTGTTCCTGGCCGCCGGCTCGGTGATCCTGGGCGTGGAGCACGGGCATCACGCCACGGCAGGCCATGGCCACGGGGAACATGATCCGGCGAACGATCCAGGCGCCCATGCTCTCGATCCTCAGGACATGCGCAATATGGGCGGCATCTGGCGCCGCATGCCGGTGACGTTTGTGGTCTTCCTGATTGGCGGCCTGGCGCTGGCGGGGATTCCGCCCCTGGCCGGCTTCTTCTCCAAGGACGAGATCCTGGCCGACGCCTGGCTCGAGAATCGAGGCGTGTGGGTGGTGCTGACCGCCTCGGCCTTTCTGACGGCGTTCTACGTCGGTCGTCAGTTGTTGATGGTGTTCTTCGGCAAGCCCCGGACTGCGGCAGCGGAGCACAGCCACGAGAACCGCTTGGTGATCACCCTGCCGCTGGCCGCCCTGGCTGTGCTGACGGTCTTGGGAGGGCTGCTGAACCTGCCAGGTCTGCATGCCCTGACGGACTGGCTGGGTGAGACCCTGGCCCACGTTCACCCGACGGAGTTCAACTTGCGCGTGGCCGCCACGGCGACTGGCCTGGGCGGACTGGGTTTGCTGCTGGCCTGGATCGCCTACGGGCGCAAGGCGCTGGCACTGGGGCGCCCGGACCCGCTGAAGCGGTTGCTCGGTCCGGTGTTCACTGGCATGGAGAACAAGTGGTGGGTCGACGAACTGTATCAGCGCGTGCTGATCGGCCCCTATGTGGCCCTGGCGGGCTGGCTGGCCGAGACGGTGGATGGCCGGTTCTGGCACGACTGGTTCCATGACGTTGTTCTGGCCGGATCGTTCCAGAAAGGGGCGGGCTGGCTGGCCCAGCGCTTCGACCTGGATGTGATCGACGGAGCAGCCAATGGCCTGGGAAGTCTGACCCGGGCCGCAGCCGGCAGGCTGCACCGCCTGCAGACAGGCTATGTGCGCAACTACGCCCTGGCAATCCTGGTCGGCCTGCTGCTGATGTTCGGTGTCATCCTGCTGATCTACGTGAGCTGA